Sequence from the Rutidosis leptorrhynchoides isolate AG116_Rl617_1_P2 chromosome 3, CSIRO_AGI_Rlap_v1, whole genome shotgun sequence genome:
ttaattttatattataaatacACATAAACTCATAACCATTTTACACACGCAAACTACAATTTGATCATATTTTCACTCTTTAAAGCACAAAAATGGATAGTTCTCAAAATACCGATAGCGATAACGAAAGCCAAATGTCGGATTGCGATCTTGAGTTGATTGAAGGCGGTTACAATGTACTTAATGTACTAGAGTGGCTCGAAATGTTAGATAATGATGATGCAGCTGAAAATTCTCGGATCATTATCAGAAGACGTCGGTTAAATAGAGATCGAATTTCTATCGGAAATCGTTTGTTCAACGACTACTTTTCCGGCGACCTAACGTTTTCAGGAGATTATTTCAAAAAACGCTTCCGAATGAGCAGGTCCTTATTTATCCGTATTGATTATGCTATTTTAAACCACGTTGTTCAACCGTTACCTAGGTATTTTAAATATTTTTGAACAATGTTATGATTGTACCGGTCGACTTGATTTTAATATTTATCAAAAATGTACATCGGCCATACGTCAATTGACAAAGGGAATTGCAACTGATGCATTTGATGAATATTTACATATGGGCCGACAAACTTCAGCCGATTGTATAGAGAATTATTGTAAATTATTGTGTATCTGTTTTCGGGTGCATATTTAAGGAAACCTACTGAAGATGACATTCGCCGATTGCATGCTAAACACTCCGAAATGCATGGTTTTTCGGGCATGTTAGGTAGTCTCGATTGCATGTATTGGCCTTGAATAAATTGTCCGGTTGCGTGGCAAGGTCATTACACGAGGAGTGATCACGAAGGACCAGCAATAATGTTCGAGGGGGTTGCATCGTGCGATATGTGGAATTGGCACGCTTTTGGTCCAGCAGGTTCGAACAATGATATCAATGTTCTAAATGAATCGGATTTGTTCGAAGAATTATTGGATGGTTGAGCTCCAGAGGTTCGATTCAATGTCAACGGGCATGAATATAAGAAAGGCTATTACCTGGTAGACCGTAGACGGTATATACCCAGAATGGGCAACACTTGTCAAGTTGTTTAAATGTCCAATAGAGCCAAAAAAATTGAAGTTTAAAAAAATTTTACAAAGCGGCAAAAAAAGAAGTCGAGCGAGCTTTCAGAGTATTTCAAGGTCGTTAGTATaataaccctcacttttcgacttccgattttactaaaatacctagagttgttatatacgaataaatttaactttgaccgaataaacgtacgcttaaaataaataatataattataaatattataaataagattatgttatataatataacataattacatcaatgaatatatatataatatttatattacttttgttatttagttaatagaatatataattaactaaataataaataatattataacatttataaaactaataaaaactataaattaataatcataaattttaatttttataaaaactaaatataataataatttttatataaaattcatatttaataattaaacaaatatagaaataaaatgtt
This genomic interval carries:
- the LOC139902108 gene encoding uncharacterized protein, with protein sequence MDSSQNTDSDNESQMSDCDLELIEGGYNVLNVLEWLEMLDNDDAAENSRIIIRRRRLNRDRISIGNRLFNDYFSGDLTFSGDYFKKRFRMSRSLFIRIDYAILNHVVQPLPRKPTEDDIRRLHAKHSEMHGFSGMLGSLDCMYWP